From the genome of Papaver somniferum cultivar HN1 unplaced genomic scaffold, ASM357369v1 unplaced-scaffold_21, whole genome shotgun sequence:
TGACGATGTATAAAAACACTTCGGGTAAACTTGTTCGATATGCAGGTTGGGAAGCAAAGGGTGTTTCTAATGTAACATTTCATTCTGTTACAAGAATTGATCCGGTTCAACCAGAACCGAGTTTCGAAGAAAAGGGTAATACAAGTTATTTCCTATCTCTAGGTTTCTCTGCGGGGGAGAAAGCAAAAACTCACTCTAAAAGAGTTATACTCAAAATAATGGCGACTACTTTTGGTCACTATTCACATCTTAGATTAGAATCAGATGGAAACCTAAAAGTTTATAGCTACACTTTACGACAAAATTTTCCAGAGGAAAGTTCTTGGAAAAAAGATTATGCATTCTTCGGAGATACCGTGAAAGAATGTGCATTAAGATCTAAATGTGGTACATCTGGGAAGTGCTATGGGAGACTGTGTAGTGCTTGCCCTCGTAACCGTTCGTCAGGTtgcatgatcacttcatgaagaAATCAATCATCTTCTTGTTTAGCTTTTACAAACTTTGTGAGTTGATTAAGATTCAGGCATACGCCTTGCTTATGTCTACTACTGTTGGTGgtgtgtttttgttttctttaattgTTGTAGAGAATTTCCGATCTCAGATTGTGGGCAACTCCATCGGCTTCACCCACTTAGAGATGCATCTGCCTGTTCAGTGGGGGGCCTTGTACTTCAAATCAATCTAATGAAGTGATTTTCCAAATTTTAGTAAACAAAATTACAatcatttcattattaatcagAAAAATTCTCTATGGATTTTTGTGTTCTTGTTTGATCTGAAAACCCCACACCAAACAACTTTTTGGTGGTTCTTCGGTAAATCAAGGACTTTAGCCCATTAAGTTCTAGCTAAAGTTAGCCAAAAAGACGCAAGTAATTTGCAATTCTGATGGATGCTCACAGATATGACAGCAAATTAAAAAGAAAGTGTTGGTCATACATAACGAATATATATGTAAATTGAACAAATCAAATGCGGAAACGGGTTATTAGTTCGTACCTTGTAATCGCTCCAAATGAGGATGATGTCGAATCAGCGGATCACTTGCGTTTCACGTTCTTGAACCTCCAAACTCGGCGGTGAGTAGGTGCCACAAAAATGAGAACAAACTATATTTTCACAAACTAAATACCGTATAGAACTTCTACTTCTTCTCCAAAGGACACAAAGGAATTTTAGTGATTCTACAACTAATGTTTGAATACTAGAAGACTTTGCTAGCTAACTTGAATGCTCACCTAGAACTATCTAGATAAATCTCCATACTTGGTTTATCTCTTGCTAAACTCACTACTACTTCTAATTGTTGTTTCAACAAATGAAACtagaagcctatttatactcaaactTCAAGCATCCTTTCTTGGCAAGTGTTAAGGAAGAACCAAACACTTGGAGCTAGTACTAACACTTGTTAGCATGGAGATAAACACATGGAGTAAGTGATTAAACACTTATTATCATCATGCAAATACATGGTGGTCACCATGGCTTGGTTAGTTGGAGAAGGATTTTTTCTTTTGGCAAAGTCAAGCACATGACTTTATATACCCATCCAAGATGGACTTTGGACATGCACACCACATGGGTGCCCATattaccaacaaaaacaaaagcaaGACCACGTTTTGCGAAACGATGAAATATCTTTAGCTCATACCAGAGCAGTAATGCTCTGCTGCTTCCGGTGAGGCTGCATGGACCATAGGAACATGTGACCATGTTATGGGAGTCCAGAAGTAGGACTTCCCAAAGAAAGAGCACTTAAAATTTGgatatttcttaatttttttactcaaaaaggcatcaaacaaacacaaaatatGGAATTTGGGAactgttgatatggcatgatgaAACTATGAAGTTCGGGTGCGATTGAACATACACATTTCTGGTTTtgataaatttaaattttatgaaTCTTTTGCTTTggaaactggaatgtagttagtTCATTATACATTATCTATATACAATTTGTCTTGCTCACTTTTGGCACCTTCGTCTGCACAGCAATATCCAAATTGCTCACTCCTACTGTTATCTTTTGTTATAAACTACAgtactttttttccttttatccTATCTATATTTTTGAGAAGCCGGAGAACACTGATTTTAGGGAAAAATGGTTTTCTGTTTTCTCATCGAATTTTTCCTGCAACGAGTTTACCTTGGACAAGCCTGGCGCTTATGGTTCCAAGCAAAGAAATCTTCTTTAATAAATCTAACTTGGACTAGTGCTTTTGTTAACCTTCAAATTTCATTCATCTTATGTTAATAATTTTACTGATCAAACATattatatatttttctctaaaatgtCTTTCAACAATTGTGTTGGAAAATTCTAGCATCGGGTGATTTTATCATAAATAGAATTTTCCAACACAATTGTTGAAAGATATTTCATCGGGTGATTTACTTAGTAGACGATGATATCTTAGCCAGGCAAAAAGTCAAATTTTTATAGGGTGTTTGGATATGTTTTTAGAAATTACTTTTTCATTTCAAAAAATCGAAAAACGAAAACTCAGTTTAGATATAGAATTTCTAACATGAgttctaaaaacaaaagaaagtattTGTGAAACAAATATATTTGTTTGTGACTTTTGCTTTTGATATCAGAAAGCGTTTAGTATCGACCAATATCTATTAATGGCCGACAACTTTAGCTAATTTCATCGATACCACTGCGAGAACCAAAATAGATATTCAATAAGATGAACTATAGGTAGAAGAACAATCATCCAACTCGTATTACAAAAGTATCACGGTATCAGTGTCATGGCTCATGTCACGTTCATGGGATGGAATCTCACGCCAAAGAACAAAACAAATGAAAAGCATGGATGTTTAAAGAATCTTGGTATTGGCTAACACAATGCCACGTGTTGCAGCAGCCGGTGAACACTCGAGAGCAGTAGCGCTCTGCTGCCTCAGTAGATGGCGCATGGACCATGGAATCACTGTCATAGTGTCATGTTTTGGGCTTCCGACTCCgcggaaaatcaaaaaaataaacacaaaattggttaaaaaaatcaaaatcaacaattcttttgtgaaatggacagttagattttgatactgtttaaatggataaaaatgtaaaaataggcaggatgtaaccagtttcatcgtgcccattttcaaatattttttcttatttttaatttacacaggatgtatccagtttcacccttgctattttttaaatttaagctcttACTATTCTTTTttagccatttcacccaaactattttttactcgtctatttgaaccgtgatttaaaaatatttggacaaatgacccattttccggaaaaaaaaaaaaccacagtTTGGATATTTTCTTATCTTTACTTAAAAAGCAaacacaaataaaataaaaataaaacttggGTGTAACAAATCAACGAACTGTGAACTGTGATTACACATTACTTGTTTTGGTAAGTTTAAATTTCGTGAATGCATGTATTTTCTTGGGTTGTAGTTTTGGTTTAATTCCATTATTATCGACATACAAATAAGTGTCGTCTTGAAATCTTGGCACCTTAATTTGTTTACCAATATCCAAATCGAGGAATACCATAATATCCAAAAATTCATATTAGCTCACTCGTATCAGTTTTCCTTTTTGCTAAAAACTATGGTGTTTGTTTATCGTCACTTTATTTTTgcttaagaaaaaaaacataacttTATTTGAGATGTCGGGGACAACtgattgtatttatttatttataatatTAGAAAAATTAAGTTGATATGGAGACTGTGTATTCCTCCAGATTTAGATCGTATGGTCACTCCAATAAACTTAAGTTTGGATCTGAAAAAGCTAATATGGTCTCTCCAAATGGTAATCAGCCTCAAGCTCCTGTCAACCTACTTTGCTAGCCCAATATTT
Proteins encoded in this window:
- the LOC113339623 gene encoding EP1-like glycoprotein 2 — translated: MDPFGLYFYNTTFNAYVLGIGGGSPYQNMMLRTDNQIHWVWDANRNDPVREKATLTFSRNGNLVLADVDGRIVWQTYTANKGVTGIIMRKYGNLVLHDKNGRFVWQSFQHPTDTLVAGQSLQLKGNSIKLVSRTSNRNSCDGRYSIVIDDKHGLTMYKNTSGKLVRYAGWEAKGVSNVTFHSVTRIDPVQPEPSFEEKGNTSYFLSLGFSAGEKAKTHSKRVILKIMATTFGHYSHLRLESDGNLKVYSYTLRQNFPEESSWKKDYAFFGDTVKECALRSKCGTSGKCYGRLCSACPRNRSSGCMITS